The Crocosphaera subtropica ATCC 51142 genome includes a window with the following:
- a CDS encoding (2Fe-2S) ferredoxin domain-containing protein translates to MSKTTTTSQFRLVGQLESFVIKKGDKIKYLRMKVEEKEYWLKIPKKLRSEIDINMIPGTWLEVTGNREFKKKKGFFELEVSQVTLLPNPDKPCAVILSESESSSVGKILVCQKSSCWKRGGKSVCQQLEQELEQQGLSDRVKIKLTGCLKQCKKGPNVVIMPHKARYCQVQPGEVDKLVNKHFTT, encoded by the coding sequence ATGTCAAAAACTACTACAACCTCTCAATTCCGTCTTGTGGGTCAATTAGAAAGTTTTGTCATTAAGAAAGGTGACAAAATCAAATATTTACGGATGAAAGTAGAAGAAAAGGAATATTGGCTGAAAATTCCCAAAAAACTGCGTTCAGAAATCGATATCAATATGATTCCTGGAACTTGGTTAGAAGTAACAGGAAATCGAGAATTTAAGAAAAAAAAGGGTTTCTTTGAATTAGAAGTGAGTCAGGTCACATTGTTACCAAATCCTGACAAACCTTGCGCCGTCATTCTATCAGAAAGCGAGTCCTCTTCTGTTGGCAAAATTTTAGTTTGTCAAAAATCGAGTTGTTGGAAACGAGGGGGAAAAAGTGTCTGTCAGCAGTTAGAACAAGAGTTAGAACAACAGGGATTAAGCGATCGCGTTAAAATTAAGTTAACGGGATGTTTAAAACAGTGTAAGAAAGGTCCCAACGTCGTTATTATGCCTCATAAAGCTCGTTACTGCCAAGTTCAACCCGGTGAAGTAGACAAATTAGTCAATAAGCATTTTACGACTTGA
- a CDS encoding tetratricopeptide repeat protein translates to MFNYLHQVVRFPVVSSQYSLKKKNIFVYLSSLGLLLLVINVIMGCNHQSSSIPIESSLLTVDTVEMVQQGIEKSRQGNYEAAVDDFNQVLAQNPQDINAYFNRGFAYSSLGQFEQALADFTKVLKLDPQMVQAYVNRGNVYLQLGEDEKAISDYEKALKINPNDAFAQNNLGLAHLNSGSPELAKIDFTQAVTIDPLYGEAYYNRGLALLDLGETKKAIADFQKAAEIWEEMGEQTASEAALAEINALKANN, encoded by the coding sequence ATGTTTAATTATTTGCATCAAGTCGTCAGATTTCCTGTAGTTTCTAGCCAATATAGTCTTAAAAAGAAAAATATCTTTGTTTACTTATCTTCATTAGGGTTATTGTTGTTAGTTATCAATGTGATAATGGGTTGTAATCATCAATCCTCTTCTATTCCCATTGAGTCGTCCCTATTGACAGTGGATACCGTAGAAATGGTACAGCAAGGCATTGAAAAAAGCCGTCAAGGGAATTATGAAGCTGCTGTAGACGATTTTAATCAAGTTCTTGCCCAAAATCCTCAAGATATTAACGCCTATTTTAATCGGGGTTTTGCCTATAGTAGTTTGGGCCAGTTTGAGCAAGCTTTAGCCGATTTTACCAAGGTGTTGAAATTAGATCCTCAAATGGTTCAAGCTTATGTTAACCGAGGCAATGTTTATCTACAATTGGGAGAAGATGAAAAAGCGATCTCTGATTATGAAAAGGCATTGAAAATTAATCCTAACGATGCATTTGCTCAAAATAACTTAGGACTGGCTCATCTTAACTCAGGAAGTCCAGAATTAGCGAAAATTGACTTTACTCAGGCGGTAACCATTGATCCGTTGTATGGAGAAGCTTATTATAATCGGGGGTTAGCGTTACTTGATCTTGGGGAAACCAAAAAGGCGATCGCTGATTTCCAAAAAGCGGCCGAAATCTGGGAGGAAATGGGAGAACAAACGGCTTCTGAGGCTGCTTTAGCAGAAATTAATGCTTTAAAAGCAAATAATTAG
- a CDS encoding GUN4 domain-containing protein, which produces MTDQQTATIDNTDNNLSQLTDQFINGTQKDQLQLIPQLMRMGEGGWQVLMKFLQASDENAVDIVRGKVYGILYQVKNTITEEFIQTHFPKGIISLKSQRNIDYQPLNQLLVEQKFQDADTLTRHLLCELAGEGAVQRKWVYFTEVEQFPATDLQTINALWLLHSEGKFGFSVQRKLWLSVGKDFTKLWPKIGWKKDNNWTQYPNQFTWDLDAPVGHLPLLNQLRGVRVTASLFSHPAWSQENS; this is translated from the coding sequence ATGACTGACCAGCAAACCGCTACAATCGATAATACAGACAATAATCTTTCCCAACTGACGGATCAGTTTATTAATGGGACACAAAAAGACCAACTTCAATTAATTCCTCAATTAATGAGGATGGGAGAAGGAGGTTGGCAAGTATTAATGAAATTTTTACAAGCATCAGATGAAAACGCTGTTGATATTGTACGAGGTAAAGTTTATGGGATACTTTATCAAGTAAAAAATACCATTACAGAAGAATTTATCCAAACCCATTTTCCAAAGGGAATTATCTCCCTTAAATCTCAACGAAACATAGATTATCAACCCCTTAATCAATTACTGGTTGAGCAAAAGTTTCAAGATGCAGATACCTTAACCCGTCATCTTTTGTGTGAATTAGCAGGAGAAGGGGCAGTACAGCGTAAATGGGTTTATTTTACTGAAGTTGAGCAATTTCCTGCAACGGATTTACAGACCATTAATGCCTTATGGTTGTTACATTCAGAGGGAAAATTTGGGTTTTCTGTACAGCGAAAACTATGGTTATCCGTTGGCAAAGACTTTACTAAATTATGGCCAAAAATTGGCTGGAAAAAAGATAATAATTGGACTCAGTATCCCAATCAATTTACTTGGGATTTAGACGCACCCGTGGGTCATTTACCCTTATTAAATCAACTTAGAGGGGTTCGGGTAACCGCCTCTTTATTTTCCCATCCTGCTTGGTCACAAGAGAATTCTTAG
- a CDS encoding VOC family protein, translating into MTIRPFHVAFPVINLEETRYFYETILGCTVGRTSEHWIDFNLFGHQITAHLCSKNSHEVSVNLVDGKKVPVQHWGVILEMKEWQVLAEKLKASQITFVIEPYLRFKGEVGEQATMFFLDPSGNALEFKAFRDDQSIFAK; encoded by the coding sequence ATGACAATTAGACCTTTTCATGTTGCTTTTCCTGTAATTAATTTAGAAGAAACAAGATATTTCTATGAGACTATTTTAGGGTGTACAGTAGGAAGAACTTCTGAACATTGGATTGATTTTAATTTATTTGGTCATCAAATTACAGCACATCTTTGTTCTAAAAATAGTCATGAAGTTTCCGTTAATTTAGTAGATGGAAAAAAGGTTCCTGTTCAACATTGGGGCGTGATTTTAGAAATGAAAGAATGGCAAGTATTAGCAGAAAAACTAAAAGCATCTCAGATTACTTTTGTTATTGAACCCTATCTTAGATTTAAAGGAGAAGTTGGAGAACAAGCAACCATGTTTTTTCTTGATCCCAGTGGCAATGCCCTTGAATTTAAGGCATTTCGTGATGATCAATCCATTTTTGCTAAGTAG
- the ylqF gene encoding ribosome biogenesis GTPase YlqF yields MPLIQWYPGHIAKAERQLKEQLNRVDVIFEVLDARIPLASHHPDVPQWIGDKPRLLVLNRMDMIPESVRQGWLNWFAAQGETVYYTNAKQGKGIKPLKKAAQEAGVQMNQRRRDRGMRPRGVRAVVIGFPNVGKSALINRLLGRKVVASARRAGVTRQLQWIRIADDLELLDAPGIIPAKLDTQEDAVKLAICEDIGEAAYDNQQIGAALVDLLVELNFEKILSSRYQLDPQEMTGEEYIEILGNTRYKGDKERATMQLLNDFRKGIMGQIPLELPPTEQVKS; encoded by the coding sequence ATGCCCCTCATTCAATGGTATCCTGGCCATATTGCTAAAGCCGAAAGACAACTCAAAGAACAACTTAACCGTGTAGATGTAATCTTTGAAGTCTTAGACGCTCGCATTCCCCTAGCTTCCCATCACCCTGACGTTCCTCAATGGATAGGGGATAAACCGAGACTGCTGGTACTCAACCGCATGGATATGATACCAGAATCCGTGCGCCAAGGCTGGTTAAACTGGTTTGCTGCTCAAGGAGAGACAGTTTATTATACCAACGCAAAACAAGGAAAAGGCATTAAACCCTTAAAAAAAGCAGCACAAGAAGCAGGGGTACAGATGAACCAAAGAAGACGTGATCGCGGAATGCGTCCTCGTGGGGTGAGAGCCGTGGTTATTGGCTTTCCCAATGTGGGAAAATCCGCCTTAATTAACCGTTTATTGGGGCGTAAAGTGGTAGCTAGTGCTAGACGGGCTGGGGTAACTCGTCAGTTACAATGGATACGGATTGCTGATGATCTTGAACTTTTAGACGCACCTGGTATCATTCCAGCTAAACTAGATACTCAAGAAGATGCGGTAAAATTAGCCATCTGTGAAGACATTGGCGAAGCAGCTTATGATAATCAGCAAATTGGAGCAGCGTTAGTTGATTTATTAGTTGAGTTAAATTTTGAGAAAATTTTGTCATCTCGCTATCAACTTGACCCCCAAGAAATGACGGGAGAAGAATATATTGAAATCTTAGGAAATACTCGATATAAAGGAGATAAAGAAAGAGCCACCATGCAGCTATTAAACGATTTTAGGAAAGGAATCATGGGGCAAATACCTTTAGAATTACCCCCTACTGAACAGGTTAAAAGTTAA
- a CDS encoding septal ring lytic transglycosylase RlpA family protein — protein sequence MKKVSLSILMIALAAMPAQAQTATYYASHYQGQKTASGVRFNNSAMMAAHPSLPFGTKVKVTNRKTGKSVIVRIVDRCRCSLDLSQSAFRTIGSLKSGRIPVRITVLN from the coding sequence GTGAAGAAAGTATCATTATCTATCTTGATGATAGCGTTAGCTGCCATGCCTGCACAGGCACAAACAGCGACTTATTATGCTTCTCATTATCAAGGACAAAAAACAGCCTCAGGAGTACGCTTTAATAATAGTGCCATGATGGCTGCTCATCCTAGTTTGCCTTTTGGGACAAAAGTTAAAGTGACCAATCGTAAAACGGGAAAAAGTGTGATTGTCCGTATTGTAGATCGTTGTCGTTGTAGTTTAGATTTATCTCAAAGTGCCTTTAGAACCATTGGTTCCTTAAAATCAGGCAGAATTCCTGTTAGAATCACAGTGTTAAATTAA
- a CDS encoding DNA-directed RNA polymerase subunit omega: MVKQFPVNAGEMVERADRLMSAASNRYRVVVQVSRRAKRCRHEDNENGDTSMMKPVIRAVLEMSDEFTEPEIIGHELN, translated from the coding sequence ATGGTTAAACAGTTTCCTGTTAACGCCGGTGAAATGGTTGAACGAGCCGATCGCCTGATGAGTGCAGCGTCAAACCGTTATCGTGTGGTGGTACAAGTTTCAAGACGGGCCAAACGGTGTCGTCATGAAGACAATGAAAACGGTGATACTTCCATGATGAAACCTGTGATCCGCGCTGTCTTAGAGATGTCAGATGAATTCACTGAACCTGAAATTATCGGTCATGAGTTAAATTAA
- a CDS encoding Asr1405/Asl0597 family protein — protein MNLTNLPLEPRQVVEVDWCDRWIVYHRLRELDIPCSCETHKPLQANLSSPTAIIQLWSVTKQYSASRQELIDWLKSCWNLNKR, from the coding sequence ATGAATTTAACTAACCTTCCTCTCGAACCCAGGCAAGTTGTAGAAGTCGATTGGTGCGATCGCTGGATCGTCTATCATCGGCTTCGGGAATTAGACATTCCCTGCTCTTGTGAAACCCACAAACCCTTACAGGCAAACTTATCTAGCCCCACAGCCATCATTCAACTGTGGAGTGTGACCAAACAATACTCGGCCTCTCGCCAGGAATTAATTGACTGGCTGAAGAGTTGCTGGAATCTTAACAAGCGTTAA
- the recJ gene encoding single-stranded-DNA-specific exonuclease RecJ — protein MKLPDQRWYIASPNPDQVKMLVAETGLSPLLAQVILNRGIDSPNLAQVYINPEVETLPDPLDEFPDLLSSIELLKEAIEIGEKIAICGDYDADGMTSTSLLLRALTHLGGDAYYEIPSRMKDGYGINERIVEKFAEEGVGVVLTVDNGIAAYEPIKRAIELGLTVIITDHHDLPEKLPPADAILNPKLLSIHSPYRGLAGVGVAYILAVTLAEQFNKTEEIIDSLLELFTLGTIADLAPLVGVNRRWLKKGLKQLPNSQLAGIQALMQVAGVSEEQKQLKPDDIGFKLGPRINAVGRIGDPQTAIELLTTDDPGIALERAMQCEQINGKRKGLCEEIEKEAIHLIKTTPINYKKDRVLVVINHKWHHGVIGIVASRLVERYGVPVFIGTYEEDDPSKIRGSARGIEEFNIFEALVYCDDLLGKYGGHKAAGGFGLKSNNLIAFKERLSQFAHQLLEPHHIKPLVKIDGEANFKQLNAQLYQHIDSLQPWGIENAFPVFWTPNVKILEQRTVGKNHLKLVLGQEDGQEMKAIAWRFGSYFPLPKRLDIAYKLTENYWNGTVNIELEIVGVRLPAGTTIQPKNTFTYQGKDYICHYFKQEKELRIKNAQGKVLAVRKGQQKGLLGINRQEAKEVDVTQNPYFDIIKAAMNTLNLTK, from the coding sequence ATGAAATTACCAGATCAACGGTGGTATATTGCCTCTCCTAACCCCGATCAAGTAAAAATGTTAGTAGCAGAAACGGGACTATCTCCTTTACTCGCTCAAGTCATTTTAAATCGAGGAATAGATAGTCCTAATTTAGCACAAGTTTATATTAACCCAGAGGTGGAAACGTTACCCGATCCTTTGGATGAATTTCCTGATTTACTTTCTAGTATTGAACTCTTAAAAGAAGCTATTGAAATAGGAGAAAAAATTGCCATTTGTGGGGACTATGATGCTGATGGTATGACTAGCACGTCTTTATTATTAAGGGCTTTAACTCATTTAGGAGGAGATGCTTATTATGAAATTCCGAGCCGGATGAAGGACGGTTATGGGATTAATGAAAGAATTGTAGAAAAGTTTGCTGAAGAGGGTGTTGGGGTTGTTTTGACCGTTGATAATGGCATTGCTGCCTATGAACCTATCAAAAGAGCAATAGAATTAGGGTTAACGGTTATCATTACGGATCATCATGATTTACCTGAAAAGTTGCCCCCTGCTGATGCAATTTTAAACCCTAAATTATTATCGATTCATTCTCCTTATCGGGGCTTAGCTGGTGTGGGAGTTGCTTATATTTTAGCGGTAACTCTTGCTGAACAATTTAACAAAACTGAGGAAATTATTGATTCATTATTAGAGTTATTTACCCTAGGAACGATCGCAGATTTAGCTCCTTTAGTTGGGGTTAATCGTCGTTGGTTAAAAAAAGGATTAAAACAGTTACCTAATTCACAACTAGCAGGTATTCAAGCCTTAATGCAAGTCGCAGGGGTTAGCGAAGAACAAAAACAATTAAAACCGGATGATATTGGCTTTAAATTAGGGCCAAGAATTAATGCAGTGGGACGAATTGGTGATCCACAAACGGCTATTGAACTATTAACAACGGATGATCCAGGAATTGCACTAGAAAGGGCAATGCAATGTGAACAAATTAATGGTAAACGGAAAGGTCTATGTGAAGAAATTGAAAAAGAAGCGATTCATTTAATTAAAACAACGCCTATTAATTATAAAAAAGATCGAGTGTTAGTGGTGATTAATCATAAATGGCATCACGGGGTAATTGGGATTGTTGCCTCTCGTTTAGTTGAGCGTTATGGCGTTCCTGTTTTTATTGGTACTTATGAAGAAGATGATCCTAGTAAAATTAGGGGTTCAGCCAGAGGAATTGAAGAATTTAATATCTTTGAAGCTTTGGTTTATTGTGATGATTTATTGGGTAAATATGGAGGACACAAAGCAGCCGGCGGATTCGGTTTAAAAAGTAACAATTTAATAGCTTTTAAAGAAAGATTGAGTCAGTTTGCACATCAATTATTAGAACCCCATCACATTAAACCTTTAGTTAAAATTGATGGAGAAGCGAATTTTAAACAGTTAAATGCTCAGTTATATCAACATATTGATAGTTTACAACCTTGGGGCATCGAAAATGCGTTTCCTGTGTTTTGGACTCCTAATGTTAAAATATTAGAACAAAGAACCGTCGGAAAAAATCATTTAAAATTAGTATTGGGTCAAGAAGATGGTCAAGAAATGAAAGCGATCGCTTGGCGGTTTGGTTCCTATTTTCCCCTACCTAAACGGTTGGATATTGCCTATAAATTGACAGAAAATTATTGGAATGGTACCGTTAATATAGAATTAGAAATAGTAGGGGTTCGTTTGCCTGCTGGTACTACAATTCAGCCTAAAAATACTTTTACTTATCAAGGAAAAGACTATATTTGTCACTATTTTAAACAGGAAAAAGAATTGAGAATTAAAAATGCTCAAGGTAAAGTATTAGCGGTACGCAAAGGACAACAAAAAGGATTATTAGGGATTAACCGTCAAGAAGCTAAAGAAGTTGATGTTACTCAAAACCCCTATTTTGATATAATAAAAGCAGCTATGAACACTTTAAATTTAACAAAATAA
- a CDS encoding Dps family protein: MATAQGLLRAFGEVGENPVLLDKSVTTPVCEGLNLLIASFQGLFLQYEKHHFVVEGSEFYSLHEYFSESYEEVRGHVHDLAERLNGLGGIPVASFSKLAELCCFEPEADGMYDCRKMVEHDLAAEQAIIKVLRSQAAQAESLGDRATRHQLEEILLETEERAYHLDHFLTHDSLTVAFVGNGN; the protein is encoded by the coding sequence ATGGCAACTGCTCAAGGCTTACTCCGTGCTTTCGGTGAAGTAGGAGAAAACCCCGTATTACTAGACAAGAGCGTCACGACTCCTGTTTGCGAAGGGTTAAACCTACTCATCGCTAGTTTCCAAGGACTGTTTTTACAGTATGAAAAACACCATTTTGTGGTAGAGGGATCAGAATTTTACTCTTTACACGAATATTTTAGTGAAAGTTACGAAGAAGTTCGCGGTCATGTTCATGATTTAGCGGAACGATTAAACGGGTTAGGTGGGATTCCTGTGGCTAGCTTTAGTAAACTGGCTGAACTGTGCTGCTTTGAGCCAGAAGCTGATGGGATGTATGACTGTCGGAAAATGGTTGAGCATGACTTAGCAGCAGAACAAGCAATTATTAAAGTCTTACGCAGCCAAGCAGCCCAAGCTGAAAGCTTAGGAGATAGAGCTACTCGTCATCAACTTGAAGAAATTCTACTGGAAACTGAAGAACGGGCTTATCACTTAGACCATTTCTTGACTCACGATAGCTTAACCGTTGCATTTGTTGGAAACGGTAACTAG
- a CDS encoding heavy-metal-associated domain-containing protein — protein sequence MTITLKVPSIACGACANTITKAIEGQKPEAKVSVDVDSKIVTVETDASTETIKEIISEAGHTVED from the coding sequence ATGACTATCACTTTAAAAGTTCCAAGTATTGCTTGTGGTGCTTGTGCTAATACCATTACTAAAGCTATTGAAGGACAAAAACCAGAAGCTAAAGTTTCCGTTGATGTTGACTCAAAAATAGTAACTGTAGAAACAGATGCTTCAACAGAAACCATTAAAGAAATTATTAGCGAAGCTGGTCATACAGTTGAAGATTAA
- the ispF gene encoding 2-C-methyl-D-erythritol 2,4-cyclodiphosphate synthase, which yields MNIRIGNGYDIHRLVPDRPLILGGIKIPHSLGLLGHSDADALTHAIMDAMLGALSLGDIGHYFPPSDHKWAGADSLLLLQQVDELIQANGWQVGNIDSVIIAEQPKMKPHLQAMQEKLAHTLQINIDQVGIKATTNEKLGPVGREEGIAVYTVVLLVKS from the coding sequence GATCGCCCATTAATTCTAGGGGGTATCAAAATTCCCCATTCTTTAGGTTTATTAGGACACAGTGACGCTGATGCGCTGACCCATGCCATTATGGATGCTATGTTAGGGGCATTGAGTTTAGGGGATATTGGTCACTATTTCCCCCCTTCCGATCATAAATGGGCAGGGGCTGATAGTTTATTATTATTACAACAAGTAGACGAGTTAATACAAGCCAATGGTTGGCAAGTGGGTAATATTGATTCTGTGATTATTGCTGAACAACCAAAAATGAAGCCCCATCTTCAGGCCATGCAGGAAAAACTTGCTCACACCTTACAGATCAATATTGATCAAGTAGGGATTAAAGCAACCACCAACGAAAAATTAGGCCCAGTGGGACGAGAAGAGGGTATTGCTGTCTATACAGTGGTTTTATTGGTCAAGTCGTAA